DNA from Candidatus Aegiribacteria sp.:
ATTAACCCCGGTAAACTCATTGATGACGATCTTGAACTGTTTTTAGTAAAAAAAACGCAAGCTGATCCAATCAAGAAGTATTCGCCTAGCTACGAGTTCGAGATGCGCCACACAAAGACTTCTGAGTGCATGGGATGCATCCGACTTCGAATCGCCTCTGCTCGTACCCTCCAATATCCAGGTCATATCGGATATGAAGTAAACGAAGAATACCGGGGACACCGGTATGCAGCTCGCAGTTGCTATTTATTGCGATCACTCGCCCTGGATCACGGTCTGAAGGCACTGTGGCTAACCGTTGATCCAAAAAATATTCCATCCAGAAAGACTTGTGAAATTATAGGTGCACAATATGTTGAGACAGTACGTATTCCAAAGAATCATGAAATGTATGAGCATGGTGCACGATATCG
Protein-coding regions in this window:
- a CDS encoding GNAT family N-acetyltransferase: METPFEFINPGKLIDDDLELFLVKKTQADPIKKYSPSYEFEMRHTKTSECMGCIRLRIASARTLQYPGHIGYEVNEEYRGHRYAARSCYLLRSLALDHGLKALWLTVDPKNIPSRKTCEIIGAQYVETVRIPKNHEMYEHGARYRCRYRLDVKK